A window of Ignicoccus hospitalis KIN4/I contains these coding sequences:
- a CDS encoding SPL family radical SAM protein: protein MRFEVLREFDPWNGPLCTCPRKYSLQPYTGCPFSCLYCYATSYIGKKFYPKKNFLERLECDLRKADRSKVINVSTSSDPYPPIEERLELTRGALKLIRDYGFKVLITTKGVLFERDADLIEGIGAIMVTITTLDEELARVMEPGAPSPLERLEAIKRVSHRVPVGVRIDPVVPGVNDSEDDIKEMLKLLKNAGVKHVTTSTYKAKPDNLKRMTKAFPHLKELYKSAVKVGGYLYLPEELRRELLRPVAEGAKRLGMSYAFCREGFPFEAPSCDGSHLIPSKHLPS from the coding sequence GTGAGGTTCGAGGTACTGAGGGAGTTCGACCCGTGGAACGGGCCCTTGTGCACGTGTCCTAGGAAGTACAGCCTCCAACCGTATACCGGTTGTCCGTTTTCCTGCCTTTACTGTTACGCGACGTCCTATATAGGGAAGAAGTTCTACCCCAAAAAGAACTTCTTGGAGAGGCTCGAGTGCGACTTGAGGAAGGCCGATAGATCAAAGGTGATAAACGTGTCTACTTCCAGCGACCCCTACCCGCCTATAGAGGAGAGGCTGGAGCTCACCAGGGGAGCGTTGAAACTCATCAGGGACTACGGCTTCAAGGTCCTCATAACGACGAAGGGGGTGCTCTTCGAGAGGGACGCGGATTTAATTGAAGGGATCGGGGCGATAATGGTTACGATAACTACCTTGGACGAGGAGTTGGCCAGAGTTATGGAGCCGGGCGCCCCCTCCCCCCTGGAGAGGCTCGAGGCCATCAAGAGGGTCTCGCACAGAGTTCCGGTAGGGGTCAGAATAGACCCGGTGGTCCCCGGGGTAAACGACTCGGAGGACGACATCAAAGAGATGTTGAAGTTGTTGAAAAACGCTGGCGTAAAACACGTGACGACGTCAACTTACAAGGCGAAGCCGGACAACTTGAAAAGGATGACTAAGGCCTTCCCGCATTTGAAGGAGTTGTACAAGAGCGCCGTAAAGGTTGGGGGTTACCTCTACTTGCCCGAGGAGCTCAGACGTGAGCTCTTGAGGCCCGTGGCCGAGGGGGCCAAGAGGTTGGGCATGAGCTATGCTTTCTGTAGGGAAGGTTTCCCCTTCGAGGCGCCCTCTTGCGACGGCTCTCACTTGATACCTAGCAAGCACTTGCCCTCGTAG
- a CDS encoding 50S ribosomal protein L37ae, protein MGKRTKVVGIAGRFGARYGSTLRKQWKQVMEARYAPHTCPYCGIKGYVKRIAVGLWKCEKCGRVFAGAAYVPVSGLNKAWGAKPERR, encoded by the coding sequence ATGGGTAAGAGGACCAAAGTGGTAGGCATAGCCGGCCGGTTCGGGGCTAGGTACGGCTCCACCTTGAGGAAGCAGTGGAAGCAAGTTATGGAGGCCCGCTACGCTCCCCACACTTGTCCTTACTGTGGGATAAAGGGATACGTGAAGAGGATCGCCGTGGGGCTCTGGAAGTGCGAGAAGTGCGGCAGAGTCTTCGCGGGGGCGGCTTACGTGCCGGTCTCCGGCCTCAACAAGGCTTGGGGAGCTAAGCCGGAAAGGAGGTAA
- a CDS encoding Brix domain-containing protein: MKVLITTAYSPSPRTRTFVKDLVSVLPGSSKLSRGKISMELLGAIAADEGADKVIIVKEYHGNPSSLEVYDVVDAELVPRGTIKLKGVTLSSERGKRVYNARKVGIRAYSLIPEAQEMAEKLSELLGLPLIEKEEEASEYDLILDVEPHEAGFEVIFRTPGSRAPVGPSLRVREVVEGEG; this comes from the coding sequence TTGAAGGTTTTAATAACTACAGCCTACTCGCCCTCTCCGAGGACCAGGACGTTCGTCAAAGACTTGGTCTCAGTGCTCCCCGGCTCCTCTAAGCTTAGCAGAGGAAAGATATCAATGGAGCTCTTAGGAGCAATAGCGGCCGACGAGGGGGCCGACAAGGTAATAATAGTTAAAGAGTACCACGGGAACCCCTCCTCCCTAGAGGTCTACGACGTCGTGGACGCGGAGCTGGTGCCGAGGGGAACGATAAAGCTCAAGGGGGTGACCCTCTCGTCCGAAAGGGGTAAGAGAGTATACAATGCGAGGAAGGTAGGCATTAGGGCTTACTCTCTCATCCCCGAGGCCCAAGAAATGGCTGAGAAGCTTTCGGAGCTGTTGGGTTTGCCGTTAATAGAGAAGGAAGAAGAGGCGAGCGAGTACGACTTGATACTGGACGTAGAGCCGCACGAAGCGGGCTTCGAAGTGATCTTCAGGACGCCGGGGTCGCGCGCCCCGGTGGGCCCCTCTTTGAGGGTGAGGGAAGTTGTGGAGGGGGAGGGCTGA
- a CDS encoding KEOPS complex subunit Pcc1, which yields MWRGRAEIELDGPCSEAVLKALKREVLDPPSERRVRIYMTDNKITIEAEDLRALRATLNSFLYWIYAACESLSQLLSLP from the coding sequence TTGTGGAGGGGGAGGGCTGAGATAGAGCTAGACGGGCCTTGCTCCGAGGCAGTCTTAAAGGCGTTGAAGAGGGAAGTACTCGACCCACCCTCAGAGAGGAGAGTCAGGATATACATGACGGATAATAAGATAACGATAGAGGCTGAGGACTTGAGGGCCCTCAGGGCGACGTTGAACTCCTTCCTCTATTGGATTTATGCGGCTTGTGAGAGCCTCTCCCAGCTCTTAAGTCTTCCTTAG
- a CDS encoding ATP/GTP-binding protein — protein MFVVFAGTAGSGKSSLVASFSDWIRKEVGLKISVVNLDPGAEALPYQPDFDIRQLFTIREIMQKYGLGPNGAFLKAAELLGEYSREIIRHKVFRSFSDYILIDTPGQLEMFLFRPEGTQFLKKLERLRPVLIVYIVDGSLAPHPEDLLTSYMLSLMLQAKSELQVVTVINKVDLVSEEDMKTIRLLIENPEEFAKSVADKVGGIAGDMIMDLIKIVEMYAPPERAILVSAKTKEGLRELYDLVHEVYCSCGDLT, from the coding sequence ATGTTCGTGGTGTTCGCCGGGACGGCCGGCTCGGGCAAGAGCAGCCTGGTGGCCTCCTTCAGTGACTGGATAAGGAAAGAGGTCGGCTTGAAGATATCAGTGGTTAATTTGGACCCGGGCGCCGAGGCCCTCCCTTACCAGCCGGACTTCGACATACGCCAACTGTTCACCATTAGGGAAATAATGCAGAAGTACGGGCTGGGGCCCAACGGCGCCTTCTTAAAGGCGGCCGAACTGTTGGGAGAATATTCCAGAGAGATAATTAGGCATAAGGTGTTCAGAAGCTTCTCCGACTACATTTTGATAGATACGCCGGGCCAGCTAGAGATGTTCTTGTTTAGGCCTGAAGGTACGCAGTTCTTGAAGAAGCTGGAGAGGCTGAGGCCAGTACTGATAGTCTACATAGTGGACGGCTCCTTGGCTCCCCACCCGGAGGACTTGCTAACGAGCTACATGTTGAGCTTAATGCTCCAAGCTAAGTCAGAGCTCCAAGTGGTCACTGTGATAAATAAGGTCGACTTAGTAAGCGAGGAAGACATGAAAACCATTAGGTTGCTCATAGAGAACCCCGAGGAGTTCGCCAAGTCTGTGGCTGACAAGGTGGGAGGGATAGCCGGCGATATGATAATGGACTTGATAAAGATAGTTGAGATGTACGCCCCTCCGGAGAGGGCTATACTGGTCTCCGCGAAGACTAAGGAAGGCTTGAGGGAGTTGTACGACCTCGTCCACGAGGTCTACTGTAGTTGTGGAGACCTTACTTGA